Proteins encoded together in one Lathyrus oleraceus cultivar Zhongwan6 chromosome 5, CAAS_Psat_ZW6_1.0, whole genome shotgun sequence window:
- the LOC127080119 gene encoding proline-rich receptor-like protein kinase PERK8 codes for MDWLPEHPLNFMKRQWEPYSKSKKAKKAKLGESSGSRPPVPLVHSPSKSIPLSHSVKLKFVASSLPQTTPIYTSFETPPSTTRTSNPPSLKFNLATTTLPISEAEMLNETTSPSSSSSPQSPPYYVLSSNNEPSDPQSPTLAQLHTRVLASQQPSQTKPEPEVTSPPPEQKNPTTSEKPQTPPPAQQPNPPPEQPIHSPSEPQANP; via the coding sequence ATGGATTGGCTACCAGAGCATCCACTAAACTTCATGAAAAGACAATGGGAGCCCTATAGCAAGTCCAAGAAGGCAAAGAAAGCAAAGTTAGGAGAATCCTCTGGGTCAAGACCCCCAGTCCCTCTGGTCCACTCTCCAAGTAAGTCTATACCTCTATCCCACTCTGTAAAACTTAAGTTTgttgcttcttctcttccccaaaccacTCCAATCTACACCTCATTTGAAACACCCccctcaaccaccagaacctcTAACCCACCTTCTCTAAAATTCAACCTTGCTACCACCACACTACCTATTTCTgaagcagaaatgctgaatgaaactACCTCACCTTCCTCATCATCCTCACCTCAATCTCCACCATACTATGTCCTTTCCTCTAACAACGAACCCTCTGACCCCCAATCCCCCACTCTAGCTCAGCTTCACACTCGTGTTCTGGCCTCTCAACAGCCATCACAAACTAAACCTGAACCAGAAGTCACTTCTCCACCCCCTGAACAAAAAAATCCAACTACATCTGAAAAGCCTCAAACACCACCACCTGCACAACAACCAAATCCACCTCCTGAACAACCAATCCACTCACCATCTGAACCTCAAGCAAATCCATAA